In Helianthus annuus cultivar XRQ/B chromosome 3, HanXRQr2.0-SUNRISE, whole genome shotgun sequence, a single window of DNA contains:
- the LOC110927985 gene encoding uncharacterized protein LOC110927985, with amino-acid sequence MTTSSTVTDMSLGHNGVNNGGRGSGRRKTKGSTELTQKKNKQPQRGLGVAKLEELRLQTNNVEQLEQLERLRLQERWKKMTELPFVPTPVQNVAVQFRHPAHVSTPAQMVVQGINMYPMDPSVIGSNINNACYRFDNPNELYSVSSYMKCASDGCGVCHKKKRIAGGASHCSVNPFRNFCGSMEMTDAGKTRRGSGQVTEYDFFPGKCGGAEENKELLSMGSTAAWCGSGASVAGTIGLRGGEGSCVTAITGGEEGSVSSLDLSLKLSY; translated from the exons ATGACAACTTCTTCAACAGTAACGGACATGAGCCTGGGCCATAACGGCGTTAACAACGGCGGTAGAGGATCAGGAAGAAGAAAAACAAAGGGGTCGACCGAGTTGACTCAGAAGAAAAACAAACAACCTCAAAGAGGACTGGGCGTTgcaaagcttgaagaacttcggTTACAAACAAACAACGTTGAACAGCTCGAACAACTTGAACGACTTCGGTTACAAGAAAGGTGGAAGAAAATGACCGAACTACCCTTCGTCCCAACGCCTGTCCAAAACGTCGCCGTTCAGTTCCGTCATCCAGCTCATGTTTCTACTCCTGCACAGATGGTGGTTCAAGGCATTAATATGTATCCGATGGATCCGTCTGTCATCGGATCCAATATTAATAATGCTTGTTACCGATTCGATAACCCGAATGAGTTGTATTCGGTTTCTAGCTACATGAAATGTGCTTCTGATGGATGTGGTGTTTGTCACAAg AAAAAGCGGATCGCGGGTGGAGCTAGCCACTGCTCGGTGAATCCGTTTCGTAACTTCTGCGGGAGTATGGAAATGACGGATGCTGGGAAAACTCGTCGCGGTTCAGGACAg GTGACGGAATATGACTTTTTCCCGGGGAAATGTGGCGGGGCTGAGGAGAACAAAGAGTTATTGAGTATGGGATCGACAGCGGCATGGTGTGGTAGCGGTGCTTCAGTTGCAGGAACGATCGGGTTACGTGGTGGTGAGGGTTCATGTGTGACGGCTATAACTGGTGGAGAAGAAGGAAGTGTGTCTTCACTTGATTTGTCTTTAAAACTTTCTTATTGA